Proteins found in one Lates calcarifer isolate ASB-BC8 linkage group LG8, TLL_Latcal_v3, whole genome shotgun sequence genomic segment:
- the tmem35 gene encoding novel acetylcholine receptor chaperone, with the protein MASPRTITIVALSFALGLFFVFMGTIKLTPRLSKDAYSEMKRAYKSYAKALPGLKKIGISSVLLRKIIGSLEVGCGVVLTLVPGRPKDVANFLLLLVMLAVLFFHQLVGDPLKRYAHALVFGILLTCRLLIARQSDDRPEREDSREEQHMNDQEKNKVKQS; encoded by the exons ATGGCCTCACCAAGGACAATAACTATTGTGGCCCTTTCTTTTGCCCTGGGTCTGTTTTTCGTGTTCATGGGCACCATTAAGCTCACCCCGAGACTAAGCAAAGATGCGTACAGTGAAATG aAAAGGGCATACAAGAGCTATGCCAAGGCGCTGCCAGGCCTGAAAAAGATTGGGATAAGCTCCGTCCTGCTTCGTAAGATCATTGGCTCTCTGGAGGTGGGATGTGGCGTGGTGCTCACCCTTGTCCCGGGCAGGCCAAAGGATGTGGCcaacttcctgctgctgctggtcatGCTGGCCGTCCTGTTCTTCCACCAGCTAGTAGGAGACCCCCTGAAGCGGTACGCCCACGCTCTAGTCTTTGGCATTCTGCTCACCTGCCGACTGCTCATTGCCCGCCAAAGTGACGACCGGCCggagagagaggacagcagagaggaacagcACATGAACGACCAGGAAAAGAACAAGGTCAAGCAGTCTTAA